One window from the genome of Catenulispora sp. MAP5-51 encodes:
- a CDS encoding lantibiotic dehydratase family protein, protein MLRAAARIEPVPLVPWPESGATTASWRTWLESAWGDDEFARAMATASPDLARQVQDVLDGTIDNAKRARRAALSVGKYALRFTGRSIPFGLFAGVAPIAFGTAAEARFGTRHLLSARHDPTALKQVIDAAQADPETMSGVQVVVNNLAYTREGRLFVPEEGADENALTVTPVLALVLAVAAEPILHSELLAKIAAEYPAAPRERVAAAVGELLRVGALVSELHAPATVVDPAEVLDARVRPTGTPMAVDLLLDAQITLPEAVGIEFETAATLLARMPVYPAGSPAWREYTQRFADRYGEGVPVDLRVLTNPGSGLGFPDGFGALSMPPRPMSLRDRVLLEIAGSAAVEGARVVDLTGALIERIKHAAGEAAARQAPHLEICGEIQSESVAALDRGDFRLRVHTASRAAGAYAARMWHLFGDDPAPGFTDLPTVEPGARTAQMSFHPARRVADLLTRAPQILPTVLSVGEFRHRGPDVLLPDDLAVLFDGERLVLTVAATGEHLEPLATTAINFIWENYTPPLARFLAEISRAQCPQVTGFDWGAALVLPFTPALHHRRTILIPARWRVQARDLPGSSVTLHEWARELHLWRSRHRMPKSVRLTDGDQHLPLDLEDSMHLEVLRRHLRVRGTATMFEAPPDRAAGWLGGRAHSIVVSVAAR, encoded by the coding sequence ATGCTGCGTGCCGCCGCCCGAATCGAGCCGGTGCCGCTCGTGCCCTGGCCGGAGTCCGGCGCGACGACCGCCAGCTGGCGTACGTGGCTGGAGAGCGCGTGGGGCGACGACGAGTTCGCCCGCGCGATGGCCACCGCGAGTCCCGATCTGGCCCGCCAGGTCCAGGACGTGCTCGACGGCACTATCGACAACGCCAAGCGCGCCCGGCGCGCCGCACTGTCCGTCGGCAAGTACGCCCTCCGATTCACCGGCCGCTCGATTCCCTTCGGGCTTTTTGCCGGTGTAGCCCCCATCGCGTTCGGCACCGCCGCTGAAGCAAGGTTCGGGACCCGACACCTGCTGTCGGCACGGCACGATCCGACCGCGCTGAAGCAAGTGATCGATGCCGCCCAGGCCGACCCGGAGACGATGAGCGGCGTTCAGGTGGTCGTCAACAACCTGGCTTACACCCGTGAGGGCCGTCTGTTCGTCCCGGAGGAAGGCGCCGACGAGAACGCCTTGACCGTGACGCCGGTCCTCGCTTTGGTGCTGGCCGTGGCAGCCGAGCCGATACTGCACAGCGAACTGCTGGCCAAGATCGCGGCGGAGTACCCGGCTGCGCCGCGGGAGCGTGTCGCCGCGGCCGTGGGCGAGCTGCTGCGGGTCGGTGCGCTGGTGTCGGAGCTGCACGCGCCGGCAACGGTCGTGGACCCGGCCGAAGTGCTTGACGCCCGTGTGCGTCCAACGGGGACGCCGATGGCTGTTGATCTGCTGCTGGATGCGCAGATCACCCTGCCGGAGGCGGTGGGCATCGAGTTCGAGACGGCCGCGACGTTGCTCGCGCGCATGCCGGTGTACCCGGCCGGCTCTCCGGCGTGGCGGGAGTACACGCAGCGGTTCGCCGACCGATACGGCGAAGGTGTACCGGTCGATCTGCGCGTGCTGACCAACCCTGGTAGTGGGCTCGGGTTCCCGGACGGGTTCGGCGCGCTGTCGATGCCTCCGCGTCCGATGTCGTTGAGGGACCGGGTACTGCTGGAGATCGCCGGGTCCGCAGCCGTCGAGGGGGCCCGCGTTGTCGACCTCACCGGCGCATTGATCGAACGGATCAAACACGCGGCTGGTGAGGCCGCGGCACGCCAGGCCCCGCACCTGGAAATCTGCGGGGAGATCCAGTCCGAGTCGGTCGCGGCGCTCGATCGCGGCGACTTCCGGCTGCGTGTCCATACCGCCTCCCGCGCGGCCGGTGCCTACGCCGCCAGGATGTGGCACCTGTTCGGCGACGACCCAGCCCCAGGCTTCACGGACCTGCCGACGGTCGAGCCCGGCGCGCGCACGGCGCAGATGTCCTTCCACCCTGCACGGCGCGTCGCGGACCTGCTCACCCGCGCCCCGCAGATCCTGCCGACCGTACTCAGCGTCGGAGAGTTCCGGCACCGGGGGCCGGACGTGCTGCTGCCGGATGACCTGGCGGTGCTGTTCGACGGCGAACGTCTGGTGCTGACCGTGGCCGCGACCGGGGAGCACCTGGAGCCGCTTGCCACGACAGCCATCAACTTCATCTGGGAGAACTACACCCCGCCGCTCGCCCGGTTCCTGGCCGAGATTTCGCGTGCTCAGTGCCCGCAGGTGACGGGCTTTGACTGGGGCGCGGCGCTCGTGCTCCCGTTCACCCCGGCGCTGCATCATCGTCGCACGATCCTGATTCCCGCTCGCTGGCGGGTCCAGGCCCGTGACCTGCCGGGCTCGTCGGTGACGCTGCACGAGTGGGCCCGAGAACTGCATCTGTGGCGCAGCCGGCACCGGATGCCGAAATCCGTGCGCCTCACCGACGGAGACCAGCACCTGCCACTCGATCTGGAGGACAGCATGCATCTTGAGGTCTTGCGAAGGCACCTGCGCGTCCGCGGCACGGCGACGATGTTCGAGGCGCCTCCGGACAGGGCGGCCGGCTGGCTCGGCGGTCGCGCGCACAGCATCGTCGTCAGCGTGGCCGCCCGATGA
- a CDS encoding helix-turn-helix domain-containing protein has product MDLGELIERQMKELGLSLSDVADRAMRVANRHTLNRQHVWRWKQQGVVPKLWLEPLAEALGVDPDELRSAAARGKSDPEPAREEAVRLYAARELITQAQWNQIIAEAHETIWLYGMAEYRYAHDPAVPAILAKATSAGCEVKVLLLNPQLPEIAQIDQAEGNPAGALSSRIQAALDRFLDIANDCGPRMRVRTYMSTPTTSIVRGDSRMFVTPYVRHLIGRSSPTHELRRAFDGGAFDRYAEHADAVWTTAKEHPG; this is encoded by the coding sequence GTGGACCTCGGGGAGCTGATCGAGAGGCAGATGAAAGAGCTTGGCCTGAGCCTGAGTGATGTGGCCGATAGGGCGATGCGTGTTGCTAACCGGCACACGCTGAACCGTCAGCACGTGTGGCGTTGGAAGCAGCAGGGAGTCGTCCCGAAGCTCTGGCTCGAACCGCTGGCTGAGGCGTTGGGGGTAGACCCGGACGAGTTGCGGTCGGCGGCGGCTCGAGGCAAGTCCGATCCCGAGCCTGCTCGCGAGGAGGCTGTCCGCCTCTACGCTGCGCGCGAGCTGATTACCCAGGCGCAGTGGAACCAGATCATCGCCGAGGCGCACGAGACGATCTGGCTGTACGGGATGGCGGAGTACCGCTATGCCCATGATCCGGCGGTTCCCGCCATCTTGGCCAAGGCGACGAGCGCGGGCTGTGAAGTCAAGGTTCTGCTGCTGAACCCGCAGTTGCCGGAGATCGCCCAGATCGACCAGGCCGAGGGCAACCCGGCTGGCGCGCTTAGCAGCAGGATTCAAGCGGCGCTCGACCGATTCCTGGACATAGCGAACGACTGCGGACCTAGGATGCGGGTGCGTACGTACATGTCGACTCCAACCACCAGCATTGTCCGGGGCGACAGCAGGATGTTCGTCACCCCCTACGTGCGCCATCTGATCGGTCGCAGCTCCCCGACCCATGAGCTGCGACGAGCCTTCGACGGCGGCGCATTCGACCGCTACGCCGAACACGCTGATGCCGTGTGGACCACAGCAAAGGAGCACCCCGGGTGA
- a CDS encoding lanthionine synthetase C family protein, with protein MSSSGRQDLAEGALGVALLHIQRCDSERARACITAAIADGVSTGANACLYHGAPAVEFVLRCAGQDNAAVSEQVDRVVVRRLSLAHHRRRVNPDPVVELADFDLIRGLTGLGALLLFRDSPPDLLTEVLAYLVALAQPRPDGLPGWWCAFGPDQDPDQGGHSNNGMAHGIAGPLALLALAARAGITVAGQLDAIRVCDSWLAKHDGSYWTIRRQFDNPSKPPPARPSWCYGALGVARARQLAAIALGEDALRRSAEDVALTALNDPHTIGRINDAGLCHGWAGLLTVTRALAADSTEPARFDNTCTGLERALIADFDRLTKPGFLEGRAGAELAMAGPDTTGWTRALLIT; from the coding sequence ATGAGCTCCTCCGGGCGTCAAGACCTCGCCGAAGGCGCACTCGGCGTGGCGCTGCTGCACATCCAGCGCTGCGACAGCGAACGTGCTCGGGCCTGCATCACCGCGGCGATCGCCGACGGAGTCAGCACCGGAGCCAACGCCTGCCTGTACCACGGAGCTCCGGCCGTCGAGTTCGTCCTGCGTTGCGCCGGCCAGGACAACGCCGCTGTGAGCGAGCAAGTAGACCGAGTTGTCGTGCGCCGCCTGTCCCTGGCCCACCACCGTCGACGCGTCAACCCGGATCCCGTGGTTGAGCTGGCGGACTTCGACCTCATCCGCGGCCTGACCGGCCTGGGTGCGCTGCTGCTGTTCCGCGACTCGCCACCGGACCTGCTCACCGAGGTCCTGGCGTACCTGGTTGCTCTGGCGCAGCCGCGGCCGGACGGCCTTCCCGGATGGTGGTGTGCCTTCGGTCCGGACCAGGATCCGGACCAGGGCGGTCACAGCAACAACGGCATGGCCCACGGCATCGCTGGTCCGTTGGCGCTGCTGGCGCTCGCCGCCCGTGCCGGGATCACCGTCGCCGGCCAACTCGACGCGATCCGCGTCTGCGACAGCTGGCTGGCAAAGCACGACGGCTCCTACTGGACAATTCGCCGCCAGTTCGACAATCCTTCGAAACCCCCACCAGCTCGGCCGTCGTGGTGCTACGGCGCCTTGGGCGTCGCTAGGGCCCGGCAGCTCGCCGCCATCGCCCTCGGCGAGGACGCTCTGCGCCGGTCCGCGGAGGACGTCGCACTCACCGCGCTGAACGACCCGCACACCATCGGCCGCATCAATGACGCCGGCCTGTGCCACGGCTGGGCCGGCCTGCTGACTGTCACCAGGGCGTTAGCCGCCGACAGCACCGAACCAGCCCGCTTCGACAACACCTGCACGGGCCTGGAACGAGCGCTGATAGCCGACTTCGACCGGCTGACCAAGCCCGGCTTCCTGGAAGGCCGTGCCGGGGCCGAACTGGCGATGGCCGGCCCGGACACAACCGGCTGGACCCGAGCACTTCTGATCACCTGA
- a CDS encoding FxLD family lanthipeptide, with product MSPPTADTVLDRTTAGTHAETEVDPFDFDITFIQNTPASENALMCGTGDTCGSTCGSACTTS from the coding sequence ATGAGCCCACCTACCGCCGACACGGTCCTGGACCGCACGACCGCTGGCACCCACGCGGAGACGGAAGTCGATCCCTTCGACTTCGACATCACCTTCATCCAGAACACGCCCGCTTCGGAGAACGCCCTGATGTGCGGCACCGGCGACACCTGCGGGAGTACCTGCGGGAGCGCTTGCACCACCTCCTGA
- the fxlM gene encoding methyltransferase, FxLD system has product MDLNDDNVPITVDTSWFHCFVSFPQGHGVTPEAATALLEHLAGQPFWFLRKRGQLRLRTAAPAGPLLDRLVAEGLVSGWNGGIYEPENRPFGGPEGMDVAHTLFCADSPGALADTGRPGNRERCVLLISAMCRGAGLDRFETGDVWAKLAAERPRPDRGQLPSGDRLINAVKTMRRLMNADGAQIPDADEQWRQRIAAFHDAGRNLAVLADRGTLQRGLRAVLAHHAIFAFNRGGVAGTEQVAAAWLAEQVAFSGYETAIVPTAWTPPNTPRVGEMETTITPDTPDLAQARAQAMKDEGWLRTPAIEEAFLSVDRHHYVPDVEAARAYADDSVHIKENDAGTMISCASAPTIVITQLEQLNAQPGHKILEGGAATGYNAALLGHLVGPTGHVYTLDVDEDLVAGARKHLQDDGVTNVTPLLGDAAAGLPEHAPYDRIQFTVGTGDLPGKVMDQLAPGGRIIMPTRIRGSISRSFAWERDGEFWRTTSTEMATFVPMRKGILDDNQMDVPFDGPGDVYMEVFAEQDIDLDALRPLLDLPGHTVWTDIKIRKLFPWQWLYLWMTCTLPNGLSRLPGRRPDFTGHFTWGSMGTIENGSLAYLTIREDDDETSHYWQIGVTGHGPTAAALVKTMVDIAHDWDSRGGNDMPQPTFRAALGEARNRLDVAGARFIIDKPASRIAVDWPERT; this is encoded by the coding sequence ATGGACCTGAACGACGACAACGTTCCGATCACCGTCGACACCAGCTGGTTCCACTGCTTCGTGTCGTTTCCCCAGGGCCACGGTGTGACGCCCGAGGCCGCCACCGCGCTGCTGGAGCACCTGGCCGGTCAGCCGTTCTGGTTTCTGCGCAAGCGTGGCCAGTTGCGCCTGCGCACCGCGGCGCCCGCCGGGCCGCTGCTGGACCGGCTCGTCGCCGAAGGCCTGGTGTCCGGATGGAACGGCGGGATCTACGAGCCCGAGAACCGACCGTTCGGCGGCCCCGAGGGGATGGACGTCGCACACACGCTGTTCTGCGCGGACAGCCCCGGAGCTCTGGCCGACACCGGGCGCCCCGGCAACCGGGAGCGCTGTGTCCTGCTGATCTCCGCCATGTGCCGCGGTGCCGGCCTGGACCGGTTCGAGACCGGCGACGTCTGGGCCAAGCTCGCCGCCGAGCGGCCCCGGCCGGACCGTGGACAGCTTCCCAGCGGTGACCGTCTGATCAACGCCGTAAAGACCATGCGTCGGCTGATGAACGCCGACGGCGCGCAGATCCCGGACGCCGACGAGCAGTGGCGGCAACGCATCGCCGCCTTCCATGACGCCGGCCGGAATCTCGCAGTCCTGGCCGATAGAGGCACGCTTCAGCGCGGCCTGCGCGCCGTCCTGGCCCACCACGCGATCTTCGCCTTCAACCGTGGCGGCGTCGCCGGCACCGAACAGGTCGCCGCCGCATGGCTGGCCGAACAGGTGGCCTTCTCCGGCTACGAGACCGCGATCGTGCCTACCGCCTGGACACCCCCGAACACACCTAGGGTCGGGGAAATGGAGACCACCATCACCCCCGACACCCCCGACCTCGCCCAAGCCCGCGCTCAAGCCATGAAAGACGAAGGCTGGCTGCGCACCCCGGCGATCGAAGAAGCCTTTCTCAGCGTCGACCGCCACCACTACGTCCCCGACGTCGAGGCCGCCAGGGCCTACGCCGACGACTCGGTCCACATCAAGGAAAACGACGCAGGCACCATGATCTCCTGCGCCTCCGCCCCCACCATCGTGATCACCCAGCTGGAACAGCTCAACGCCCAGCCGGGCCACAAGATCCTGGAGGGCGGCGCAGCCACCGGCTACAACGCGGCACTGCTGGGCCACCTCGTCGGCCCCACCGGACACGTCTACACCCTGGACGTCGACGAAGACCTCGTCGCCGGCGCACGCAAGCACCTCCAAGACGACGGTGTCACCAACGTGACGCCACTGCTCGGCGACGCCGCTGCGGGCCTGCCGGAGCACGCCCCCTACGACCGCATCCAGTTCACGGTCGGCACCGGCGACCTCCCGGGGAAGGTCATGGACCAGCTCGCCCCCGGCGGACGCATCATCATGCCAACCCGCATCCGAGGCAGCATCTCCCGCTCCTTCGCCTGGGAGCGCGACGGCGAATTCTGGCGAACCACCTCGACCGAGATGGCGACGTTCGTGCCGATGCGCAAAGGCATCCTCGACGACAACCAGATGGACGTCCCCTTCGACGGCCCCGGCGACGTCTACATGGAGGTCTTCGCCGAACAGGACATCGACCTGGACGCCCTGCGCCCGTTGCTGGACCTGCCCGGTCACACCGTCTGGACCGACATCAAGATCCGCAAGCTGTTTCCGTGGCAGTGGCTGTACCTGTGGATGACCTGTACCCTGCCCAACGGCCTGTCCCGCCTACCTGGACGCCGCCCCGACTTCACCGGCCACTTCACCTGGGGCTCGATGGGCACCATCGAAAACGGATCCCTGGCCTACCTGACCATCCGCGAGGACGACGACGAGACCAGCCACTACTGGCAGATCGGCGTCACAGGCCACGGACCAACGGCAGCCGCCCTCGTGAAGACCATGGTCGACATCGCCCACGACTGGGACAGCCGCGGCGGCAACGACATGCCCCAGCCCACTTTCCGCGCCGCGCTCGGCGAGGCCCGCAACCGGCTGGACGTCGCCGGCGCCCGGTTCATCATCGACAAGCCCGCCTCCCGCATCGCCGTCGACTGGCCCGAGAGGACATAG
- a CDS encoding NUDIX domain-containing protein codes for MTTPAAQNPSSTSMKDSEILRSEVIVAKPKKFIREDIRMPDGVEIDWYFIDTPASVMVVAAAEEGVLVMVRQYRHNLKRHTIELAAGGVSDGEDPEAAALRELEEETGYAPAEGVRLQHLGSFYSLPSETNKITHVYLAAPVVKVADPVPDNLIEQYFDMSVVEIPVIEAFDRLGRDIDGMETVGALMLARPHITST; via the coding sequence GTGACAACGCCAGCTGCACAGAACCCCAGCTCGACCAGCATGAAGGACAGCGAAATCCTGCGAAGCGAGGTGATCGTCGCCAAGCCCAAGAAGTTCATACGAGAAGATATTCGGATGCCCGACGGGGTGGAGATCGACTGGTACTTCATTGACACGCCAGCCTCGGTGATGGTCGTCGCCGCCGCCGAGGAAGGTGTGCTGGTGATGGTGCGGCAGTACAGGCACAACCTGAAGCGCCACACCATCGAGCTTGCCGCCGGTGGAGTATCAGACGGAGAGGATCCCGAAGCCGCCGCCCTGCGCGAGTTGGAGGAGGAGACTGGCTACGCGCCAGCCGAGGGTGTGCGGCTTCAACACCTCGGCAGTTTCTACTCTCTGCCGTCCGAGACCAACAAGATCACTCACGTGTACCTCGCGGCGCCGGTGGTCAAGGTCGCTGATCCGGTCCCCGACAACCTGATCGAGCAGTACTTCGACATGAGCGTCGTGGAGATCCCGGTCATCGAAGCCTTCGACCGCCTCGGCCGCGACATCGACGGCATGGAGACCGTCGGCGCACTGATGCTGGCCCGACCGCATATCACGTCAACTTGA
- a CDS encoding ImmA/IrrE family metallo-endopeptidase: protein MVHLLEANGVRVFSLPPEFADINAFAHWRDGTPFVFLNTTTTPERGRFDAAHELGHLVLHGDERSLASPEAEREANASASAFLMPRSSVIAHMPNGPLVDQIIAGKRNWNVAAMALTYRLHDLDMLSDWHYRRTCIQLGEHGFRQGEPQGLRTRESSQILSKVLPAQRAQGVTMVDTAEDLHVSVEELSSWMFGLVMTARDGAGDGGAPPSERAALKLVHSQDPTAAAPRVRRVRAR, encoded by the coding sequence ATGGTCCACCTGCTGGAGGCCAACGGGGTCCGGGTCTTCTCGCTCCCGCCGGAGTTCGCCGACATCAACGCCTTCGCGCACTGGCGTGACGGCACTCCTTTCGTGTTCCTCAACACCACCACGACGCCCGAGCGTGGGCGGTTTGACGCTGCGCACGAACTGGGCCATCTGGTGCTGCACGGCGACGAGCGCTCCCTGGCCAGCCCCGAGGCCGAGCGGGAGGCGAACGCCTCCGCCAGCGCGTTCCTGATGCCACGCTCCAGCGTGATCGCGCATATGCCGAACGGGCCGCTGGTGGATCAGATCATCGCCGGCAAGCGGAACTGGAACGTGGCCGCCATGGCGCTGACCTACCGACTCCATGATCTGGATATGCTCTCGGACTGGCACTATCGCCGCACCTGCATCCAGCTCGGCGAGCACGGCTTCCGGCAGGGCGAACCCCAGGGACTCCGGACGCGGGAGTCATCCCAGATCCTCAGCAAGGTACTGCCCGCCCAGCGGGCCCAGGGCGTCACCATGGTCGATACCGCCGAGGACCTCCATGTCAGCGTCGAGGAGCTGAGCAGTTGGATGTTCGGCCTGGTCATGACAGCACGCGACGGCGCAGGCGATGGTGGCGCGCCGCCCAGCGAACGCGCCGCCCTAAAACTGGTCCATTCCCAGGACCCAACCGCCGCAGCCCCACGAGTGCGCCGCGTCCGAGCGCGCTGA